The Carassius auratus strain Wakin chromosome 30, ASM336829v1, whole genome shotgun sequence region gtaactagtaatgtaactaattacttttgaaataaagtaatcagaacagtaacatgattacttttaaaatgagtaatcagtaatttgattatattttcagagtaacttgcccaacactggtgcTCACCATATATGCTACTTGATTATTTATTCCCGTTTCCtaacaaatgcttttatttagttgTATTTAGATTCTTTAAAAGGAAGCCGTAGTTTTTTGCGGCATCAGTTATAAATGTGAGTTTGAACTTGTTTGTATTTACTGTAGTAGAGTTTAGCGCGTGTATGCGGCAGCTTTCGAGAATGACACAAAAAGTCTTTTTTAAAAGTGGGTTACACACTAAAGCATTTAGGACACTGTCAGACTCCTTTGCTCCCCAGGAATGTTTGGAAGGATGATCCTTGAAAAAAAGTTCATTCGTCCGGCCGCTTAATTCCCTCGGCGAGACATAGAGGTGACGTGCTTGGCTTGGTTGTTTATGGAGTAGGAACTTTCTAGCTGACTGTGTTCAATGAGGCATTCACATTTTGATCAGGCTTGGTATTGGTCTGCCAACGGTATAGTCACTGAAGCACTGGTTAATTTCACTCAACTCAAGTTTATAATCCCACTTCTGGTCAAAAATACAAACAAGGACAAAACTCATAGGTTTGAGATAAAAACGCAGAGTAGAATGTAGGGATGCACTAAACATTCTACAACTGAAATGAATTGGCCAAAAATTCTGTGTTTGGGAATAAGCGAAATGACAAATTGTAAATTGTATCGAAGTGACATTTTTGGTGATGTGATCACACACAAATTGCTTGTATAACAGCATATCATGAGCTCACGGAGCTATATGCTTGTTAGCCATTGTACAAAGTTGAAAGCGGAtcagtcatttaaaaaatttttttgaataatGTCTCTTCTACTCAGCaggtttgcatttatttgtacagtgaaaatacaaaaatggtaatactgtggaatattattacaattttaatgaaccgttttgtatgtgaatatatagtaaaattgtatttgttcttgtgatcaaagctgtattttcagcagcattactccagtcttcagtgtcacagacctttcagaaatcattctaatatgctcatttgctgTTCGGTTTTACTTCTTTTTTGTCTTCAGCCGATCACATGACTGATTTAAAGAAGGGGGGGTCTCAAAAATGgccaaaatattgttattttactaaCTTATTAATTTCAAGTTAAATTGTGTTTTGTTGGTATAATGTCTGCTAGAATGTTAGAAAAtggtgtaattattttttttctttgaaaatatgtaagtatatataaatgtatgtcatGGTGAAACAAATTAGCAAaatacatggggggggggggggtgcataaaAAAACTTCGTTATTCAACCTTCGGCAAAGTGTGCCATTTTGTTTCACTTCGGCCAAGAATTTttatttcggtgcatccctaggaGAAAAGGCTATGGGCTAATGGAATGTGTAAAGTCACAATGCTAGAAGTCATTGAGTGATTTGTGTCTGAGCTAATAGGTTCTTCTCCATTTCTATATAGAAAGACAATTTTGCTGGCTTGTTGtgatctctttctctcccttacCTCTGGTTACAAAGCTGACAGGCAAAACAGTCCAAATGGTAAACATTATCTCTGGCCCTCATCACCATTTCAAAGGCTGGGATCAGTTTACTGCAGGCTGCACAGTTCCCCGTTGTACCAAAGAGCCTGTGAGAGAAAACACAAAAAGCAGATTTACTCACTTATACCTTTCTTAGCCTTTATGAAATcactgaaaaactgaaaaatggaaagaaaacaacCAAAGAAGtgggaaggggaaaaaaacacattggacAACTAATGCGATACGTGAATCCAGCTTGGCACACATTAGGTATTTTTTGTAATGAGGGTACAAACCTAGATGTTAATTCTTAGCTAATGATCTAATTAAAATGATCACATGGTTCTAATCCCCTTCTTCAAAGAGTTTTTGCCTAGCACATTGCAAAAGCAATGAAAACAGGTCTGAGGCGAGCAATTGAACAGctcaaagttttttgttttttttccctctctcttttaAATCCGGAGTAACTAATGAGACTTTGCACAGACCAAAGCCAGCTGGATTTTACACAAGAGGCTAAATACTATAATGTAGTCAAAAGTTCAAAAGATTCCCCTTGCAAGGATACTGCCTCTATCCTCCGTACCTCTCCTCTCATTCTGCTTATCTCTCGGTGACCTGCTAAAAGCAGAGTGAGATGTAGAGGGAGCGTTGTGAGGTACGTAACCTTGGAGTGGAAAGTAGATGTTCGCTGGAGCATGGAAACGGATACACAACTCGCATTGCTGCACTGTTTGTTTAAGCTTATTAGATGGGACGCAAACCATCAAGGTCACAAACAGAACAAGGCATCGAGGCAGATCGCTTTCCTCCACTACATCCGCCGTCggatttacattttcattttcaaagccCTTGCTCCAATGTTTAATTTGGAGATTCAGAGTTGGAGATAGATATATACGTTTGCCAGAACAGGAATGCTATGCACACAGGAAGAGCAAATGGAGAAGAACAGGGGGAGGAAAAAGGGAGAAATAAGGCAGGATCAGGATGCGGCGGTATGCTAAACAACCCTCTAAAGTTGAGGACttggttggagagagagagagaaacggaaCAAAGTTTGGGCGAGTCCATATTAGTCTCTCTCGACTGCTCGCCCTGCGTCACCACCAGCATCTATCCAGCAGACCCTGCTGTTAATTAGAGCAACAGACCCGAGCGGAGAGGAGTCTTATGGTGGGAGAGGGCATGTTGTTATATCAGATAGGCGAGGTGTTAAAAAGAGCCATTGTTAGATCGGGTTACTGCTCcagtaaaatgtgtttatgtggaacTCTGACACTCTGAGGAGGCCGTGCAACCCCAGCGAGGTGTTGCCTCACAAAAGAGTtcagcttattaaaataatggTTCAAGTGCAGCTTTGTTCCAAGGTCAGCACAGAATCTGTGAGAAACCAACTCATAATTGCACATACAATTTATACTTCACATTTTGCAGTTAAATTTTAAATTAGCGGTGGAGAAATTCTCACATGGCTAATGTTGCAAATTATTCAGGTGTGTAATAAATTGAGCATTATTCCAACAAAATTATTCAAACAGCTAACTTGACTTTTTGAACGGTTCATTTAAAGAACCAACTTTTAAGAGATTTGATCCAGTAAAATGAACTGGAAAtgaaatgatttgttcatgaTTCAGACTACACTAATCATATGCTGTATTTTTAGTAATCAGTAAAAGaactggctcataagagtcatttgtttgtgagtcAGACTAGACTAATTATGCTGTATGCTTTTTATTCAGTTAAAGAACTGGCTAATAGGAGTCATTTGTTTCAGAAACCAGGTTAGACTGGTTGGTGTGCTGTATGGTTTTGtttcactaaaaagaacagaCCCGAAATAATGAATTATACTACACCGATTGAATAGAATTCAATAGAAAGACTTTCTTTTTGCTTGATTTATTGCATCACATTCAATTCAGActgtgaataatttttattttactgtggtgCAGAAGAATCATTAAAATGTATCGGATTTATcttgatttgattaattaaaaactatatttttacacTGCCCTATCTATTGGTATTTCATGCTTAGTAAAATCACCATTTTAACAAAGATagatcagtgcaaaaaaaaaaattgtggattttttgtttttttttcacgaGGGCCTTTGGCAGCATATTAAAGAGACAACGCCAAATCATCTGCCACAGCATTTGACAGGACAACCATTAACAGCAACAATGCCAGTTTACAGTAGTTGGCTGAGATGCATCTACCAGCCATTCTTCGATCTTGGAAAGTTCTCAGATGGCGGGCCACATAATCCTAACGTTCGCAGACACACATACACGGTCAGAGGCAGAAGGAAGGATTAAGGTGTCTGTCTGAAGGAGCATGTTTTCTAAAAGGGAATCGCACACAGATTGTGGTTGAACACATTTCAAATGTCATGCCTTAATGCTGGAGCAAGCAACTGGAGTTGGGAGTTCAATGTTGTGTTATCCTGGCTCGCTCCTGAAAAGGTGGTCGCAGTCCCTGGGGATCCTGAACAATTTCTTATGGCTCATGTCCATCATATTGCACAGTAGAGGGTGTTACAGATCACATCACAAGACCCATTTTCCCTTCTTTTCTAAATCAGGTCACAGAAAGCACAGGGATGTCATTTTGAGAGGAATGTTACTGACTTGTGAAAATTCAGGGACCTCTTGATGGTTTAAGAGCAGAGGAGTCTTCTTAAAAGAGAAGGGACTcctcattctctcacacacacacacacacacacactcagagtgaCCGATAACTGGGCTTCTGCAAAGAAATCTGCGGTGGTTTAATTCTAGGTTTTTGCAGCACTATGATGGCCCGGCTCAAATTGGAGACTTTACTGGTGGTTAATTTAAGTGGATTAGGAGGTTACAGAAACTCATTTGGAAGGTCACCAGCAAACTTTGAAATACAATGGCTTGGATTTTCAGGCAATATAATTCAAGATAAAGTGAAACCAACCATTTTATCAGCAAGCCCATTTAAATGTGTTATTCCATGCAAAATGTGCTCAGGAACATCCAGCCCCTAAAACGTCTATTGTGCATCATTTTTGCTATACGAGTTGTCATTACAAGCTtaactttttaattgttttcttgAAAACAATGTAATCTATTCCAAAACAGATACTGTGATAAGATTAATGAGCTCGCAACTCAATGTAGGATTCCTTTAATGTTATCATAGCCTCGGAAAACTAAAAATCTCAAAGTCCCCAGCACGCCGATTCCACCGAACAGGAGGGGAAAAATTTACAAGACAATAAAGGAAAAGAGAACAGAGCTTTTGCCTTCATAATCTTGTTTGTGTTTAACTAAACTTTAGTATTAAAGCAGAAAGCCTTTGCTCATTGTTCTCTATGATTCCCTGTGGCTCGGTGTAGACAGGTGTTTCTCTTCTGGTGTTTCTTCATAACTCCTCTGAAGCCGGCATCAACTTCCTTCCCTTTAATGTCTCTCTGTGATTAGACTTCATCTGTTCtagttttttttacttgtgttCAAAGAGACTGTGGTTCAATACTGTACGTGTGAATTTGCAAAGTTGTAAATACAGTGGGGTTCAAAAGTGTGAGACCACAATGAAGAGCTGGGATACCCccaataatttaaacaaatatgtatatagtaaaaataaacaggatacatacagtaaatatatcagaCTTTCTTGGTTTTACAGACATGGGTCACTGTATTGTGTGTTCAGGCATAGTTGTTAATTTTGAGTGAGATAGGGCTGATATTGGGATTGTGTTTccacttaaattatattattgatGTCTTTTTTTCCTCATAGGGATAGCCGAGCTTGCTCAGTAGACTATTTTAACATCAAACTGCACCAAATGATTGCGGAGACTTATCTATGCCCTTTAATCATACTCGCATGTTAGTAATGGATGGGCCATTATTAGGAGGAGGTGTAATCtactttatatttcatttaaaagcaCCCTTCTTTGATTAGTAAATGACTGATGTGTCCCCCCGTAATATAATGCAATGGTTCTGATATAAAAACCATTTCAGGTCAGGGGTGAATGCAGTCAAAAACAGAGGCACTCTCACTCTCTGGTCAAGAGGTCAAAGGATTCTTGACCCCCGCAAAacagattaatatatttttgtgtgcagTACTAGAGTATGAGCTGAAAGCTTATAAATCCTGCTATACTTCTCTATTAAGGAAACTGTAATAGGTCAAGCTAGTTTGTGCAGTGGTGGGCTACGTGTGTTTTCATGGGGTGGGGGTTCATTATGGCTCTACGGTACTCCTGAAGGACAAACCGCAGAAGGAGCGCAGCTCATAATTAATGTTCGCATGGCAGGGCTCCAAAAACCCAGccgaaaataaaagaaatgtgtttgATCCGCCCGCCTGTCTTTAATGAAATGCCTCCCTGTATGGGAGGCTAATTCTGGGTGAGATTTCAGCTTCATTACTGAAGGAAAGTGGACGGATTCTCCAGCTGTGTGCTGGAGGTGAAGTTTAGGTGGGACGCCCTGCGTGAAGTCTCAATCACTCGCGTTTAAAGCAAACGCACCAATGCTTCCTCGCTCCGTCTGAACGGAGAGGGATACTTCTTAATTTGTTCCTTAATAGAATTCATATCCAGCATCTCCAGGCAAGTAGCACATATTTGTCACAGGCTGAAGAGCAGATGAGTGGGCTAGATTTCATTAGGACATCAGAGCCAGTACAGCAGCAGCAGGAAGCTCATTTTTAAGCAGTTTCTCCCTCCACCATTCTCTGCTTTCTTTctctagtgcaaaaaaaaaaaaggtaattgtcaTGCATTTGTggcttatttagatttttatttttttttcccaatcaTTTTATCATTACCACAAATGCCTCCGTGTACCTATAAGGGACCTTATACTCTTGTGGTTACTCTTACAGTAATGTAACCATGGATGTGCATATAGTTTATAGTATATAGTTTTTGTCTTGACTAAAATATCAGATAcatttaatcagtattttgtcttgttcaatacatgacaaaaaaaaaagaaaaaaaaaatacatttctatttatacTGTAGTTGACTACAGTGCAATATGAATCCAattattcaaacattttatagtttatatcaacatttaaaacaaactctAAAATCTGTAATTTATGTGAAAATCTGAGTTCCTGAAATAACATTATATTGTCTACAATATTCCTCATGCTTTAGAATCACAATACGAGTTGTGCAAGCCAGAGTTTCTTAGTTCAAGTAAATTTTTGTATTTGTGCCATTTTGTGCATATATAGTTAATCTCATATGTATATTATGTAATAGTTAATTAACTTAAAACAAAGTGCGTCGGTTTGCTTTAGCAAAGTGCATTCACTGTTCAGCTTCAGCTCACGCTGCTCAAGTGGGTCAATCCCCAACATCATATCTAAATATtggtttaagaaaatatattgtgagtgaatttttttgtgtacatttttagggtaaaaagaaaaaaccttAACTCATtgtcaagtcgttccaaacctatatgacttccATATATACATTGTcgatacagtgaaagtcaatgtgGTCAAATGTTGTTTTGATCCTGTTGACCTTATTCAAATGGCTTTTTTTGGTCTTCCACAAAAGGAAAGTCTATTTGGAACAACAAAAGGCGAGTAATGATGCCAGAGTTTTACttttggttgaactgtccctttaacactGTAAATGACGACAGTTCTGAACGGCATGTCTTACTGGGAAGGGCCCTACCAGCGGGGGCTCTTTGGGGAGAGCAGCTTGGGGATAAATAACTGGATCTGGTTGGGAGACCCCAGGGACTAGGATTTAACGCCCAGGAAATAATCAGGTTTAATTTAGCAAGCAGATGGCTCAGAGATAGGAGGCAAAATGGATCCTTAGACGCGCAGTTCTGCCACTCAGCTGCCTGGGGTTAGCTGAAAGTCCATAGATGCTCTCATACGCAGCGGTTTCTCTCTCCACTTAGAAAATGGGCGACACGTCACATTCATGCAAACATGCAAAACCTTACCCGGCTAAACATAAACAATCACTACAAGATGCCACTCCAAGCTGTTTGCTCACAACTGGGACTTAATTGGAATGCACAGAGTCTGGGTCGCTACACTGCGACGAGGAAAGAACAAGCACTTAATCTTCTGTAACAACCTCAAAGAAAACATTtacaagctaaaaaaaataaaatacttataacCCCACAAGTTAGCAGATAAAATGCAACAGGAGAGAGAGGACAGGGCCAGAAATGAGACAGGCAGGGTGGCAATCATCAGCTGTTAGATGAGGGTGTACTTTTCTGAATGTCATGCAGCCTGAGGTGTAACAAGCCCTTTCTGCTTTGGCAGCACTTTGACTGCAGTGTGTTCCTACCTCAGGTAGTCCCTGCGACAGAGGATGAGATTGGCTTTGGTGTAGAGGGTGGAGCCCACCTCCCCCAGGCGGCAGTCGCAGCATGCACATTTCAGGCAGTCTTCGTGCCAGTATTTGTCCAGGGCCTTGAGCAGGTAGCGGTCTTTAATCTTACGGTTGCAGCCGGCACATCCCTTCTGTTTTCCTTTGGGCTGGACGGAGAGCATCGGCACACCTGAGGCAACAGGGAGACAAACACAGAGCGTTGTGATTCACTGCCTGGCTAAACCGGTGACTTTTCATGTTTCGTGGCCTTTGATAAGGATGGCGACGCCGCTGTTTCATATGCATTAGCCACAGATATGCGTGCGGGTCATTTTGGACTCTGCTTGCTGGCTCATTCGTAGCTGCCCCCGCTCAAAAGAACAGATGTTATTTTTGGCGACTGACACACCCGCTTAATGGGGGCTTGAATGCATCTCTATGTTGGGATGCCCCAGGACCATCTCTATTTAGATAGCTGACAGAGGTATTTATGTTGTTTGAAAGATTAGCCATGGCCCAATTTCATCAGTATGAGAACTGTTGGCCATGCTAAAAGCCTCCCGTGGGCTTTGTTTTGTATAGATCAACATTAACCTTTTAGAACACTGTTGACCGCAAGAAGGCTGCTCTCAGCTTCCAGTGAGATACGGTATGGCCTAAGTGCCTtccaaacacacgcacacaaacacacacactaaagccCAATCTCCTTTTACACTCGCTGCATCATGACCAGAGAAGAGTAACCAAACTGGCTAAATCGCCGCGTTGTCATGTAGCCTCCCCCCTTTAAGCATGCCTTTTAGTCTTCTAAAGGACAAATAAAGTCCATTTAATAACTGCACTAAACACTAATAGTCTATCTGCGGGCTGACATTTGTGTGTGGACTAAAAGCCGCCCCCAGGCCAGAGCTGGTAACTCTGGCACTCGGCACCCCTCTGCCAGCACTAACGGGTCTGCCACAGCTGAAAGTGCAGGACAACAGCTCTTAAGACACTCTCTCCCACACTGAGCTATTGATCCGTCTAATAGAACGCACAGCTAAACCGGCACTCTCCCTCTCTCCATACCTCTCTTTTGCTCTCTGCtttcaaaacacatttctctCAGAAAGCCTTGTGTGATGCCTCCTTTGacacctcccccccccccccatccacaCCACTTCCCCCGCCAATCGGCAGCGTTTCGGGCCATGGACGGTCAAACCATTAAAAGCCCCCCAGTCCTGGATGAAGACAGACCCATCTGGACAGAGGGCTTTTTATTTAAGCATTAGcctttttacagttttacagtatgGAAAAAGTGTGAAAACATTCTCTGTAGATTGCAAAGAATTGGTGTCATTCAAGACAAGTCgctgattttttttaagtatttgtgaGGAATTAAAATGTTAGTCAGCGCATTTACTggctttcatgtcattccaagcctTTATGATTTTGTTAATGATTTGGTTACTGATCTTTGTTCTGAATAAACAAGAACAGTGATTTGGTTTCTTccgcacttaaaaaaataaaaagaatagcactaaataaataaatccatttaCTTCAATTGGGCCCATTGCTGTTTGGACCCTAttgattttcattgtatggacagtacaagaaaaaagaaaatcatgcaggtttggaaggacatgagcgTAAATGAGAACAGATTTTTTGTTGTTAGGTGCACTATACCTTTAAATTGTCATGTTTATGTAATGCTTATGCTTAGCTGATTGTTAGTGCATTTGTGTATGAGACGAGATGTCCGTTAAGAGTCTCCTGAATCCTGATGGCAGAGGTCACAGGCAGCAGCTCTTGTTCAGCTCCGGCCTTAATGTTCGGTAATGGTAGTACTGTACATGATCAACAAATGTACGCCAGTGGGCATGAACTCCATTATCCGGTACCCCGCATGCAACTATCagcatattaatgttttttttgtgtgtgtgtatgtgtgtgtcctccTCGAACTGGACTAACCTCACATTGTATTTTCCAAGAGAGGTTTAGTACATGCTAGGGCTTGaaaaaattctgaattaaaactttcaaacatttaaattgtattttgtattttataactCTACTACCTTCCATTACAATTTGAATTGCAATTCTGCATCTTGTTTACTTCCTTGATTCAAACCTGGAAACTTCAATTCTGAAAGGTGCGCAAACCTGGTGGTATGTGCTCACTCTCATGCTTTCCCTCTGTGACGCACATATTCATTTATTGGATTCAGATTTGTTCAGTGATCCTGGAATGTCCACACATCAGCTGTGCTATGAATATAACATTACCTCGGTTATAAAATGAGGTACAATGTGAAAGCACTCAGGaaagactgaaagagagagagagggggcaaGAGAGCAAGGGCTTGTTAGTTAAATTTATGACTTGGATGTGAATAAGAGCTCTGGTGGTATTCAACCATCTTATTTCTTTATCAGAACTGGAAAAAGAGGGAAGATAATTGGTCTAGCACCACTGATGGGAGCCATCAATTAGCGGTGTGCTTTCCTCTCCAGCTTCCTCCCCCCTCCAGCCCCAATATGGGCCCCTTGAAGCCGCCGCATTAGGATCACAAAACTTGCTATAAATACCAATGTTCAGTATAAATGAAGGTAAAAAGCCTTTAAATTGAAGCCACACTAGCTGAGGGCGGTCGTTTTCTACCTGCATTTCATGGCTTGTTAGAGGTGCACTCTGCAGGTATGCCAACAGTGCTCTCCTGTCAGCCTTCTACAGAACTAGAAACAGTCTTAATGAGGAGAGAGAGCACTCGTCTGCGAGGAAaaagtgtgtctgtgtttgtacgAGAGTGTGCGTACGAGACTGAAACGAGCTTGGGAATCAGGCTCCTTCAGCTCCCCAAGGGATGGCACAAAAATCTTTAATTTGCCTTTTATGACAGCTAATTAGTTATTCTATTCAAAATCTTTGCTTTAAATAAGAGAACTAATTATACACAAAGGTCGTTTCCCCCACCTCAGGAGAACCACACATAATTGGTTTAGGCCACCCTCCACACTTTCCTCCCACCTTTTAACAACAAGCATGttggctgaagaaaaaaaaaaaaagttaaccatggagaGCTTAACCCTTTCTGTTGTAAACCACTCCAGGCTCATAAACAAGAAACCTTTGAGCGGTCTCATTTTGTAATTACCTGGATGAATTCAGGTTTGTAGGTAACTGAATGACACCATCACACCGTGACCGGTTTCCTAGCCCAGATTTAAGGTGGCTAGCGCTTCCTGTCTCACCAGGCTAGAGCAACCTCTAGGATGAGTTAGCTGATGTGAGGAGTGCTGTATTCTGTCTGAGCTAATCATCTTGTTTCTGCCATCTCTGAGAAACCTCTTGTTGTTTTCTAAAAAAGAGCCAGCTGAGATATGCTTTTAGAAGCCCTATATAGCCTCAGCACATTTTAAACCTGAAACGACAGAGTAAATGACTGAATAAAAGTGCATAATGTTGACTCTGACATCAGCAAACTGCTATTTTGGGGTTTATACAGAAGAGTGCACCTGTCATCATTTTTTGCACAGCCTGGACTCTCTATAGTAGACCCTTCCCCCATTTCTGTCCTGCAGAACAAAAAAGGGGGAAATTGTAAACGGAGACCCAAACTGAGGCAGCTCCCACTTAATCCAATCCATTTAACAGATACAAGTGCTGCTGACCTTCCTATGTCATTCCATGTCACAAAAAAAGA contains the following coding sequences:
- the lmo1 gene encoding rhombotin-1 isoform X2; this translates as MVLDKEEGVPMLSVQPKGKQKGCAGCNRKIKDRYLLKALDKYWHEDCLKCACCDCRLGEVGSTLYTKANLILCRRDYLRLFGTTGNCAACSKLIPAFEMVMRARDNVYHLDCFACQLCNQRFCVGDKFFLKNNMILCQMDYEEGQLNGSFETQVQ
- the lmo1 gene encoding rhombotin-1 isoform X1 — translated: MFYQQRLPSLTGVPMLSVQPKGKQKGCAGCNRKIKDRYLLKALDKYWHEDCLKCACCDCRLGEVGSTLYTKANLILCRRDYLRLFGTTGNCAACSKLIPAFEMVMRARDNVYHLDCFACQLCNQRFCVGDKFFLKNNMILCQMDYEEGQLNGSFETQVQ